The following nucleotide sequence is from Streptomyces xiamenensis.
GAACTGCTCCAGAACGTCAGCAAGCACAGCCACGCCTCGCGCGCCCGGCTGGAGGCGTGGCGCACCGCACAGGACCGGCTGCTGCTCCAGGTCACCGACGACGGGCGCGGCGGCGCGGACAGCACCGCCGGCTCCGGACTCGCCGGCCTGGCCGAACGCCTCGCCGCAGTGGACGGACTGCTCGCCATCAGCTCCCCGCCCGGCGGCCCGACCACCGTGACGGCCGAGCTGCCCTGGCGCGACCGATGAGATCCTGAACCCGGCCGGTCCGGACAGGGCCGGTCGTCGGGGTACGTCAGCGGGAACGGGGAGAGCTTGTGCGGGTGGTCATCGCCGAGGATTCGGTGCTGCTGCGGGAGGGGCTGACCCGGTTGCTGACCGACCGGGAGCACGAGGTGGTCGCCGGGGTCGGTGACGGGGAGGCGCTGGTGGCGGTGGTGCGTGAGCTCGCCGCCCGCGGCGAGCTGCCGGACGTGGTGGTGGCCGATGTGCGGATGCCGCCCACGCACACCGACGAGGGGGTGCGGGCGGCGGTGCGGTTGCGGGCCGATTTCCCGGAACTGGGGGTCCTCGTACTTTCGCAGTATGTGGAGGAGGAGTACGCGACCGAGCTGATCGCCGGGTCCAGCCGCGGGGTGGGTTATCTGCTGAAGGACCGGGTGGCGGATGTGAGCGAGTTCGCCGAGGCGGTCGCGCGGGTGGCCCGGGGTGGCACCGCGCTGGATCCCGAGGTGGTGGCCCAGTTGCTGGGCCGCAGCCGCAAGCAGGACGTGCTGGCGGCGCTCACTCCGCGCGAGCGCGAGGTCCTAGGTCTGATGGCGGAGGGGCGGACGAACTCGGCGATCGCGGCCGCCCTGGTGGTCAGCCACGGTGCGGTAGAAAAGCATGTGAGCAATATCTTCATGAAGCTCGGTTTGGCGCAGAGTGACACAGATCACCGTCGGGTTCTGGCAGTTCTGACCTATCTGAATTCGTAGCGGACTTGCGACGCTGGAGTGGGGAGGGGGGTCACAGGACACCCTTTGAACGGGGTGCGGGTCGGCCAGGCCCGTCGTCCATGATGTGATCAGCTTCAGTAAGGCGATCCTTACCCACGTACGATGGCTGACAAGGGCCGCCTCAAGGAGGGCTACAAGCAGTGACCAGCCAGGTCGATCAGGTCGATCCGTCCGGCCAGGAGCGCGGCAGCGCTGACGCCAAGGAAGTGAAGCGCCTGGACCGGGTGATCATCCGCTTCGCGGGCGACTCCGGCGATGGTATGCAGCTGACGGGCGACCGTTTCACCTCCGAGACGGCTTCCTTCGGGAACGACCTGTCCACGCTGCCGAACTTTCCCGCCGAGATCCGCGCCCCCGCCGGGACCCTCCCCGGGGTGTCCTCGTTCCAGGTGCATTTCGCCGATCACGACATCCTCACCCCGGGCGATGCCCCGAATGTCCTGGTGGCGATGAATCCGGCGGCGCTCAAGGCCAATATCGCGGACGTGCCGCGCGGCGCCGAGATCATCGTCAACACCGACGAATTCGGCGGCCGGGCGATGCTCAAGGTCGGCTACGACAGCAATCCGCTGGAGGACGGTTCCCTGGAGGGCTACAGCGTCCACCAGGTGCCGCTGACGACCCTGACGGTCGAGGCGCTCAAGGGCTTCGAGCTGACCCGCAAGGAAGCCGGCCGCTCCAAGAACATGTTCGCGCTCGGGCTGCTGTCGTGGATGTACCACCGGCCGACCGAGGGCACCGAGGCGTTCCTGCGGGCGAAGTTCGCCAAGCGCCCGGAGATCGCCGAGGCCAACATCACGGCGTTCCGCGCCGGCTGGAACTTCGGCGAGACCACCGAGGACTTCGCGGTCTCCTACGAGGTCGCCCCGGCCACCTCCGCGTTCCCGGCCGGCACGTACCGCAACATCTCCGGCAACCTGGCGCTGTCGTACGGCCTGATCGCCGCCGCCCAGCAGTCCGAACTGCCGCTGTACCTGGGCTCGTACCCGATCACCCCGGCCTCGGACATCCTGCACGAGCTGAGCCGCCACAAGAACTTCGGCATCCGTACCTTCCAGGCGGAGGACGAGATCGCCGGCATCGGCGCGGCGCTGGGCGCGGCCTTCGGCGGGGCGCTGGGCGTCACCACCACCTCGGGCCCCGGGGTGGCGCTGAAGGCGGAGACGATCGGCCTGGCCGTCTCGCTCGAACTGCCGCTGCTGATCGTGGACATCCAGCGCGGCGGCCCCTCCACCGGGCTGCCCACCAAGACCGAGCAGGCGGACCTGCTCCAGGCGATGTACGGGCGCAACGGCGAGGCCCCGGTGCCGATCGTGGCCCCGGCGACCCCGGCCGACTGCTTCACGGCGGCGCTGGACGCGGCGCGGATCGCGCTGACGTACCGCACGCCGGTCTT
It contains:
- a CDS encoding response regulator transcription factor, which produces MRVVIAEDSVLLREGLTRLLTDREHEVVAGVGDGEALVAVVRELAARGELPDVVVADVRMPPTHTDEGVRAAVRLRADFPELGVLVLSQYVEEEYATELIAGSSRGVGYLLKDRVADVSEFAEAVARVARGGTALDPEVVAQLLGRSRKQDVLAALTPREREVLGLMAEGRTNSAIAAALVVSHGAVEKHVSNIFMKLGLAQSDTDHRRVLAVLTYLNS
- a CDS encoding 2-oxoacid:acceptor oxidoreductase subunit alpha, producing the protein MTSQVDQVDPSGQERGSADAKEVKRLDRVIIRFAGDSGDGMQLTGDRFTSETASFGNDLSTLPNFPAEIRAPAGTLPGVSSFQVHFADHDILTPGDAPNVLVAMNPAALKANIADVPRGAEIIVNTDEFGGRAMLKVGYDSNPLEDGSLEGYSVHQVPLTTLTVEALKGFELTRKEAGRSKNMFALGLLSWMYHRPTEGTEAFLRAKFAKRPEIAEANITAFRAGWNFGETTEDFAVSYEVAPATSAFPAGTYRNISGNLALSYGLIAAAQQSELPLYLGSYPITPASDILHELSRHKNFGIRTFQAEDEIAGIGAALGAAFGGALGVTTTSGPGVALKAETIGLAVSLELPLLIVDIQRGGPSTGLPTKTEQADLLQAMYGRNGEAPVPIVAPATPADCFTAALDAARIALTYRTPVFLLSDGYLANGSEPWRVPEVSELPDLRVSFATGPNHTLEDGNEVFWPYKRDPQTLARPWAIPGTPGLEHRIGGIEKQDGTGNISYSPSNHEFMVRTRQAKVDGIDVPLLEVDDPGADARTLVLGWGSTYGPITAAVRRIRRAGGTVAQAHLRNLNPFPANLGQVLAGYDRVVVPEMNLGQLASLLRARYLVDVESITQVTGLPFKAEQLANAIQDAERGPSDDH